Proteins found in one Alteromonas macleodii genomic segment:
- the acnD gene encoding Fe/S-dependent 2-methylisocitrate dehydratase AcnD: MNIDYRKPLPNAGIDFFDTREAVDTIEPGAYAKLPYTSRVLAENLVRKCAPEMLTDSLKQLIYRKRDLDFPWFPARVVCHDILGQTALVDLAGLRDAIAAKGGDPAKVNPVVPTQLIVDHSLAVEHAGFEKDAFEKNRAIEDRRNDDRFHFINWTKTAFKNVDVIPPGNGIMHQINLERMSPVIQARDGVAFPDTLVGTDSHTPHVDALGVIAVGVGGLEAESVMLGRASYMRLPDIVGVELTGKPQPGITATDIVLALTEFLRKERVVSAYLEFYGEGASHLTLGDRATISNMTPEYGATAAMFYIDQQTINYLRLTGREEKQIALVEQYAKHTGLWADDLETAEYERVLTFDLSSVGRNMAGPSNPHARLPTSDLESRGIAAKWIEEEGKMPDGAVIIAAITSCTNTSNPRNVIAAGLLARNANQRGLTRKPWVKSSLAPGSKAVKLYLEEANLMSELEDLGFGVVAFACTTCNGMSGALDPKIQQEIINRDLYSTAVLSGNRNFDGRIHPYAKQAFLASPPLVVAYAIAGTVRFDIEKDVLGTDKDGNPVTLKDIWPSDEEIDAIVAKSVKPEHFRKVYEPMFDLSVDYGKDINPLYDWREMSTYIRRPPYWEGAMDAERTMKGMRPLAILGDNITTDHLSPSNAILASSAAGEYLAKMGLPEEDFNSYATHRGDHLTAQRATLANPKVFNEMVLENGEVKQGSLARVEPEGQVMRMWEAIETYMNRRQPLIIVAGADYGQGSSRDWAAKGVRLAGVEVIVAEGFERIHRTNLIGMGVLPLEFKPGTTRKTLELDGTETYDVSGEPSPGATLTLVVNRQNGEQLEVPVTCRLDTGEEVSIYSAGGVLQRFAKDFLEAEAS, translated from the coding sequence ATGAATATAGATTACCGTAAACCGCTTCCAAACGCGGGGATCGATTTTTTCGATACCCGAGAAGCGGTAGATACTATTGAGCCTGGCGCCTACGCCAAGCTACCTTACACCTCACGTGTACTGGCTGAGAACTTGGTGCGCAAATGCGCACCTGAAATGCTAACCGATTCGCTTAAACAGCTGATTTATCGCAAACGCGACTTAGACTTTCCGTGGTTTCCTGCTCGCGTAGTGTGTCATGACATCTTAGGGCAAACGGCACTTGTCGATTTAGCAGGCCTTCGCGATGCTATTGCCGCAAAAGGCGGCGACCCGGCGAAGGTTAACCCCGTTGTTCCAACACAGTTGATTGTGGATCACTCATTGGCTGTAGAGCATGCTGGTTTCGAGAAAGACGCGTTTGAAAAGAACCGTGCTATCGAAGACAGACGTAACGACGACCGTTTCCACTTTATCAACTGGACAAAAACCGCGTTCAAAAACGTTGATGTTATCCCACCGGGTAACGGCATTATGCACCAAATAAACTTGGAGCGTATGTCGCCGGTTATTCAGGCGCGAGACGGCGTAGCCTTCCCTGATACTTTAGTAGGTACAGACAGCCACACGCCGCATGTTGATGCGCTTGGCGTTATTGCTGTGGGTGTGGGCGGTCTTGAAGCTGAAAGCGTTATGCTGGGCCGTGCGTCGTATATGCGATTACCTGACATTGTAGGTGTTGAGCTAACGGGCAAACCACAGCCTGGAATTACCGCGACCGACATCGTGTTAGCGCTGACTGAATTCTTGCGTAAAGAGCGTGTAGTATCTGCGTATCTAGAATTTTACGGTGAAGGTGCATCGCACCTAACGCTTGGCGACCGCGCAACCATTTCGAACATGACACCGGAATATGGCGCCACCGCGGCTATGTTCTACATTGACCAGCAAACCATTAATTACTTACGCCTAACAGGTCGTGAGGAAAAGCAAATTGCACTTGTTGAGCAGTATGCCAAGCATACTGGCTTATGGGCTGATGACTTGGAAACCGCCGAGTACGAGCGGGTGCTTACTTTCGACCTGTCCTCTGTAGGTCGTAACATGGCGGGCCCGTCTAACCCACACGCACGTTTACCTACCAGCGATTTAGAAAGTCGCGGTATAGCAGCGAAGTGGATCGAAGAGGAAGGCAAAATGCCTGATGGCGCGGTTATTATCGCAGCTATCACCAGCTGTACTAATACCTCGAACCCGCGCAATGTAATTGCGGCAGGTTTGCTTGCGCGCAACGCTAACCAACGTGGCTTGACTCGCAAGCCGTGGGTGAAAAGCTCACTAGCACCAGGCTCTAAGGCCGTTAAGCTGTATCTTGAAGAAGCTAACCTGATGAGCGAGCTGGAAGATTTAGGCTTTGGCGTGGTTGCCTTTGCGTGTACTACCTGTAACGGTATGAGCGGCGCGCTAGACCCTAAAATTCAGCAAGAGATCATCAACCGCGACCTTTACTCCACAGCAGTGTTGTCGGGTAACCGTAACTTCGATGGCCGTATTCACCCTTACGCAAAGCAAGCATTCTTGGCATCACCGCCATTGGTGGTGGCCTACGCCATTGCCGGTACTGTTCGTTTTGATATTGAAAAGGATGTACTAGGCACAGACAAAGACGGCAACCCGGTAACCCTTAAAGACATTTGGCCAAGCGACGAGGAAATTGACGCTATTGTAGCGAAGTCGGTGAAGCCAGAGCATTTCAGAAAAGTGTACGAGCCAATGTTCGACCTTAGCGTTGACTACGGAAAAGACATTAACCCGCTTTACGACTGGCGTGAAATGAGCACCTACATTCGCCGCCCGCCTTACTGGGAAGGCGCGATGGATGCTGAACGCACCATGAAAGGTATGCGCCCGCTGGCTATTTTGGGAGATAACATCACCACCGATCACTTGTCGCCTTCAAACGCTATTTTAGCCAGCAGTGCCGCAGGTGAATACTTAGCAAAAATGGGCTTACCGGAAGAAGACTTTAACTCCTACGCCACCCACCGAGGCGATCATTTAACCGCACAGCGCGCTACCCTTGCGAACCCGAAAGTGTTCAACGAGATGGTGCTTGAAAACGGTGAAGTGAAGCAAGGTTCACTGGCGCGAGTTGAGCCAGAAGGACAAGTTATGCGCATGTGGGAAGCTATTGAAACCTACATGAACCGCAGACAGCCGCTGATTATTGTAGCCGGCGCTGACTACGGTCAGGGCTCGTCACGAGACTGGGCAGCCAAAGGCGTACGTCTTGCTGGTGTTGAGGTAATTGTGGCAGAAGGCTTTGAGCGTATTCACCGCACCAACCTGATTGGTATGGGCGTATTACCGCTTGAGTTTAAGCCGGGCACAACGCGTAAAACCCTTGAGCTAGACGGAACAGAAACCTACGACGTAAGCGGCGAACCGTCACCAGGAGCAACGCTAACGCTAGTAGTAAACCGTCAAAACGGTGAGCAACTAGAAGTGCCCGTAACCTGTCGTTTAGATACAGGTGAAGAAGTCTCAATTTACAGCGCAGGCGGCGTATTACAACGCTTCGCCAAGGACTTCTTGGAAGCAGAAGCTAGCTGA
- the prpF gene encoding 2-methylaconitate cis-trans isomerase PrpF, translating to MTKYAPQLRVPATYMRGGTSKGVFFNLSDLPEAAQKPGPARDALLLRVIGSPDPYGKQTDGMGGATSSTSKTVILSKSEREGFDVDYLFGQVAIDKPFVDWSGNCGNLTAAVGAFAISNGLVDESKIPENGIATVNIWQANINKAIIAKVPMTNGEVQETGDFELDGVTFPAAEVEVAFVDPADGEGAIFPTGRLVDTLEVPGFGSLQATMINAGIPTIFVNAEDVGYTGTELQDDINSDAEALSKFEAIRAYGAVQMGLIKDVGEAANRQHTPKVAFVAPPRGYKASSGKDILGSDIDVLVRALSMGKLHHAMMGTAAVAIAAAAAIPGTLVNIAAGSKDRESVTFGHPSGTLRVGAKATFENDRWKIEQAVMSRSARVLMEGNVRIPCEQS from the coding sequence ATGACAAAGTATGCGCCACAACTTCGAGTGCCGGCTACCTACATGCGTGGCGGTACTAGCAAAGGTGTATTTTTTAACTTATCTGACTTGCCTGAGGCTGCACAAAAGCCGGGGCCGGCGCGCGATGCCCTGCTTCTTCGTGTTATCGGAAGCCCAGATCCATACGGTAAACAAACTGACGGTATGGGCGGTGCTACCTCGAGTACTAGCAAAACAGTGATCTTAAGCAAGAGTGAACGTGAAGGTTTTGATGTTGACTACCTGTTTGGACAAGTCGCTATCGACAAGCCTTTCGTAGACTGGAGTGGAAACTGTGGAAATCTAACCGCAGCCGTTGGCGCATTTGCTATTAGCAATGGCTTAGTTGATGAAAGTAAGATTCCGGAAAACGGCATTGCCACCGTCAACATTTGGCAGGCGAATATCAACAAAGCCATAATTGCAAAAGTACCAATGACTAATGGTGAAGTTCAAGAAACTGGCGACTTTGAGTTAGACGGAGTTACTTTCCCTGCCGCAGAAGTAGAGGTAGCTTTTGTTGACCCAGCCGACGGTGAAGGCGCTATTTTCCCCACTGGACGCTTAGTCGACACGCTTGAAGTACCGGGTTTTGGTTCACTGCAGGCGACTATGATCAATGCGGGTATTCCAACTATTTTCGTTAATGCAGAAGATGTTGGTTACACAGGTACAGAGCTGCAGGACGACATAAACAGTGATGCAGAGGCGCTTTCCAAGTTCGAAGCCATTCGTGCATACGGCGCGGTCCAAATGGGGCTAATTAAAGATGTAGGTGAAGCTGCAAACAGGCAACATACACCTAAGGTCGCTTTCGTCGCTCCTCCAAGAGGTTATAAAGCGTCAAGCGGCAAAGATATTTTGGGTTCCGACATAGACGTACTAGTACGTGCATTATCTATGGGGAAACTTCACCATGCAATGATGGGCACAGCAGCAGTAGCTATTGCCGCCGCTGCCGCCATTCCAGGAACTTTGGTGAATATTGCCGCAGGTAGCAAAGACAGAGAATCGGTTACTTTTGGGCACCCATCGGGAACACTTCGTGTAGGCGCTAAAGCTACTTTTGAAAACGACAGGTGGAAAATCGAGCAAGCGGTGATGAGCAGAAGTGCCCGTGTTTTAATGGAAGGCAATGTTCGTATTCCGTGTGAACAAAGCTGA
- the prpC gene encoding bifunctional 2-methylcitrate synthase/citrate synthase: MAKQLSGAGLRGQVAGKTALSTVGKSGSGLTYRGYDVKDLAQNCQFEEVAYLILKGKLPNQSELDAYKTKLRGMRGLPTALKEVLERIPKNAHPMDVLRTGCSMLGNLEMETSFDQQQDVTDRMLACFPSIICYWYRFSHDGVRVDVETDDDSIGGHFLHMLHGEKPRELHEQVMHVSLILYAEHEFNASTFTARVCASTLSDMHSCVTGAIGSLRGPLHGGANEAAMEMIEGFTSADDAEEKMMGMLERKEKIMGFGHAIYSESDPRNEIIKQWSEKLAADVGDDVLYPVSVRCEEVMWREKKLFCNADFFHASAYNFMGIPTQLFTPIFVMSRLTGWAAHVMEQRADNRIIRPSAEYTGEELRPVPAISERA; this comes from the coding sequence ATGGCTAAACAGTTAAGTGGCGCGGGTTTACGCGGCCAAGTTGCAGGCAAAACAGCATTATCAACCGTAGGTAAATCAGGTTCTGGTTTAACGTATCGTGGCTACGACGTAAAAGACTTAGCGCAAAACTGTCAATTTGAAGAAGTGGCGTACCTTATTCTTAAGGGCAAGCTACCTAATCAGTCTGAGCTAGACGCATATAAAACTAAACTTCGCGGCATGCGCGGCCTTCCAACAGCACTCAAAGAAGTGCTAGAGCGCATTCCGAAAAATGCCCACCCAATGGACGTACTTCGCACGGGCTGTTCAATGCTAGGTAACCTTGAAATGGAAACCAGCTTCGACCAGCAACAAGACGTTACGGACCGCATGTTAGCATGTTTCCCTAGCATTATTTGTTACTGGTACCGCTTCTCGCACGATGGCGTGCGCGTAGATGTTGAAACCGATGACGATTCAATCGGTGGTCACTTCCTACATATGCTTCATGGCGAAAAGCCACGTGAACTTCATGAGCAAGTCATGCATGTATCGCTAATTCTATATGCAGAGCATGAATTCAACGCGTCTACTTTTACCGCTCGTGTTTGTGCATCAACCTTATCTGATATGCATTCTTGCGTGACCGGTGCTATTGGCTCACTTCGCGGCCCGCTTCACGGTGGTGCTAACGAAGCAGCCATGGAAATGATTGAAGGTTTTACCTCTGCCGATGATGCTGAAGAAAAAATGATGGGCATGCTTGAACGCAAAGAGAAGATCATGGGCTTTGGTCACGCTATCTACTCTGAGTCTGATCCGCGTAACGAAATTATCAAGCAATGGTCTGAAAAACTGGCTGCTGATGTGGGTGACGACGTGCTTTACCCTGTGTCTGTTCGCTGTGAAGAAGTGATGTGGCGCGAGAAGAAGCTTTTCTGTAACGCCGATTTCTTCCATGCCTCTGCGTATAACTTCATGGGTATTCCTACGCAGTTGTTCACACCAATCTTCGTAATGTCTCGTCTAACTGGTTGGGCGGCACACGTTATGGAACAGCGCGCTGACAACCGTATTATTCGTCCGTCAGCAGAATACACAGGCGAAGAACTACGCCCAGTGCCTGCTATCAGCGAACGCGCATAA
- a CDS encoding GntR family transcriptional regulator has translation MLVKSEQAITNADRTFFQLRKDIVEGVIPAGSKLSEMELSTKYEVSRAVIREAINRLATCHLVERKANVGARVVALSPEGLIQLYQVREALEGMAARLAARNMSDDEIADMQALLDSHFDKVKDGQSYYQEAGDVDFHYRIVTGSKNDHLISVLVDGLYHLVRMYRVQLGMAGPRVSTAFDEHRHIVNAIANRDEELAEMLMRRHILYSKNNIEKKLNNG, from the coding sequence GTGTTAGTAAAAAGCGAACAAGCCATCACCAATGCCGACCGCACTTTCTTTCAATTGAGGAAAGATATTGTTGAAGGCGTCATTCCCGCAGGCAGTAAGCTAAGCGAAATGGAATTGTCGACAAAGTATGAAGTAAGTCGCGCTGTTATACGTGAAGCCATAAACCGTCTAGCCACCTGTCACCTAGTAGAACGTAAAGCTAACGTAGGTGCTCGCGTGGTTGCACTGTCTCCAGAAGGCCTAATTCAGCTATACCAAGTGCGCGAAGCACTAGAAGGTATGGCCGCCCGCTTAGCTGCGCGCAACATGAGCGATGATGAGATTGCAGATATGCAGGCGCTGCTAGATAGCCATTTCGACAAAGTAAAAGACGGCCAAAGCTATTACCAAGAAGCCGGCGATGTAGACTTTCACTACCGAATTGTAACTGGCAGTAAGAATGATCATCTCATCAGTGTGCTTGTAGACGGGCTTTACCATTTAGTGCGCATGTATCGCGTGCAGCTCGGTATGGCTGGCCCTCGTGTGAGTACTGCGTTTGATGAGCACAGACACATTGTAAATGCCATCGCTAATCGCGACGAGGAACTGGCTGAAATGTTAATGCGTCGCCATATTCTTTATTCAAAAAACAATATTGAGAAGAAGCTTAATAATGGCTAA
- a CDS encoding TonB-dependent receptor, whose amino-acid sequence MKSNTDVSKTLASKLSPVALAVAMTVPALSNIAVAQEAEATEEQQFEAITVTATKRPQVIYEVPIAISAFDGDKLADQGITDLTDVGKFVPNLNVTGFSAGHTSSVNPFIRGIGLQDHLITTDPGVSVYVDGVYLGRQVGQNWSLNNIERIEVLRGPQGTLYGRNSIGGAINIITKEPDQGDVTKINTEFGTRGRVKADLFVNHALSETVAFNMNLAFNKRDGLGEFINVPNAEYDVGETEDISGRVSLKWEPSNDFRMVLTADANNGDGGLRPYTVLIDEVPTGRYYTGIDGNGDPIPSGPLRNTDVIPAGTDRYDNATSTEAVTGVSNEARGLSLTTEWDINDDYTAKVVASQRTSKYKAGLDDDGTAFSLDQFPERGEADQTSIELQLNGYINEYTDFVTGLYYFNEEGSNRQGDDSNFNGGPNLLQLDQETTSKAVYLNMRHDLTDDLSVSGGIRYTEDEKDASANVFGPLGTISDSNDWNEVTWELATNYTFDNGLTGYATIQTGYQGGQYPARPYFLISEFADEGGFDALGSGDQVALEAAVNAVVSDNDFKATDNITATNYEIGLKGRFTEYLDMSISIFNTEYENLPVQFSETTESGFITRVIPTEQTSRGIEWDGTLSLGQFSLQGSVGFIDVDVDEVVNSDGAILADVAPLTPKWTVAIAPSYEFELGDGSSIRARIDYSWRDDMYGEPLSAPERMTKLESRELVNFDIAYTPANDAYTVALYGRNIFDERYDNARLNTNDYILQILSNDASEFGVRFSTEF is encoded by the coding sequence ATGAAATCCAATACTGACGTGTCTAAGACACTCGCCAGTAAGCTTTCACCTGTCGCACTAGCAGTAGCGATGACCGTTCCAGCTCTTTCAAACATTGCCGTTGCTCAAGAGGCTGAAGCAACTGAAGAACAACAGTTTGAAGCCATTACCGTTACCGCGACAAAACGCCCTCAAGTTATTTATGAAGTGCCAATTGCCATCAGTGCTTTTGACGGCGATAAGCTAGCTGACCAAGGTATAACAGATCTAACAGACGTTGGTAAGTTCGTACCAAACCTAAACGTAACAGGTTTCTCTGCTGGGCACACATCGTCAGTTAACCCGTTTATTCGTGGAATCGGTCTTCAAGATCACCTTATAACTACTGACCCTGGTGTAAGTGTTTATGTTGATGGTGTTTACCTAGGCCGCCAAGTTGGTCAAAACTGGAGCCTTAACAACATTGAACGTATCGAGGTACTTCGTGGTCCTCAAGGTACCCTGTACGGTCGTAACTCAATTGGTGGTGCAATTAACATCATCACCAAAGAGCCAGACCAAGGCGATGTAACTAAAATCAATACTGAATTTGGTACACGCGGTCGCGTTAAAGCTGACCTTTTTGTTAATCATGCTTTATCAGAAACTGTTGCGTTCAACATGAATTTGGCATTCAACAAGCGCGATGGTCTTGGCGAATTCATTAACGTGCCAAATGCTGAATACGATGTAGGTGAGACTGAAGATATTTCAGGTCGTGTTTCACTTAAGTGGGAGCCTTCAAATGACTTCCGTATGGTATTAACTGCAGACGCTAACAATGGCGATGGCGGCCTTCGTCCGTACACTGTGCTTATTGATGAAGTGCCAACGGGACGTTATTACACAGGGATAGATGGTAATGGCGACCCTATTCCAAGCGGCCCGTTGAGAAACACAGATGTTATTCCAGCTGGTACAGACCGTTATGATAATGCGACTAGTACTGAAGCAGTTACGGGCGTGTCAAACGAAGCACGCGGCCTCTCATTAACTACTGAATGGGATATCAACGACGACTACACGGCGAAAGTGGTAGCGAGCCAGCGTACGTCGAAGTACAAAGCAGGTCTTGACGATGACGGCACGGCGTTCTCATTAGACCAGTTCCCCGAGCGCGGCGAAGCCGATCAAACATCAATCGAACTACAGCTTAACGGCTATATCAACGAATATACTGACTTTGTAACCGGTCTTTACTACTTTAACGAAGAGGGGAGTAACCGCCAGGGTGACGATTCTAACTTTAATGGCGGCCCGAACCTTTTACAACTTGACCAGGAAACTACTTCAAAAGCTGTGTATTTAAACATGCGTCATGACCTCACTGATGATCTAAGTGTTTCTGGTGGTATTCGCTACACAGAAGACGAAAAAGACGCGTCTGCAAATGTATTTGGACCTTTAGGTACAATTTCCGATTCAAACGATTGGAACGAAGTAACGTGGGAACTTGCCACTAACTATACGTTTGATAATGGCCTAACTGGTTACGCTACTATCCAGACTGGTTATCAAGGTGGCCAATATCCTGCTCGTCCATACTTCCTTATCAGTGAGTTCGCCGATGAAGGTGGTTTCGATGCGTTGGGGAGTGGTGACCAAGTTGCTTTAGAGGCAGCTGTAAATGCGGTAGTTTCTGATAATGACTTTAAAGCAACAGATAATATAACTGCGACAAACTACGAAATTGGTTTAAAGGGTCGATTCACCGAGTATCTTGATATGAGTATCTCGATATTCAACACCGAGTATGAAAACCTACCAGTACAGTTTAGTGAAACAACCGAAAGCGGCTTTATTACACGCGTCATTCCTACCGAACAAACTTCTAGAGGTATTGAGTGGGATGGTACCCTTAGTCTTGGGCAGTTCTCACTCCAAGGGAGTGTTGGCTTTATCGACGTTGACGTAGATGAAGTTGTAAATAGTGACGGTGCTATTCTGGCTGATGTTGCGCCTCTTACACCTAAGTGGACAGTAGCTATTGCACCAAGTTACGAGTTCGAACTTGGTGACGGTAGTTCGATTAGAGCTCGTATAGACTATTCATGGCGCGATGACATGTATGGAGAGCCTTTGTCTGCGCCTGAACGGATGACGAAGCTAGAGAGCCGAGAGCTAGTGAACTTTGACATTGCTTATACACCAGCAAATGATGCGTATACCGTAGCGCTTTATGGTCGAAACATTTTTGATGAGCGTTATGATAACGCGCGTTTAAATACGAACGACTACATCCTGCAAATTCTAAGCAACGACGCAAGCGAGTTCGGTGTTAGATTTTCAACTGAATTCTAG
- the prpB gene encoding methylisocitrate lyase, translating into MSAGKKFRTALQNNKPLQIVGTINAYTAMMAKAIGHQAIYLSGGGVANASYGLPDLGMTSLNDVIADVQRITSACDLPLMVDIDTGWGGAFNIAKTIRDMEKAGAAAVHMEDQVAQKRCGHRPNKEIVSTEEMVDRIKAAVDARTDPDFFIMARTDAFAQEGLEKAIERAKAYVAAGADGIFAEAVQTEEHYRAFAEALDVPILANITEFGKTELWNKEELGEWGADMVLYPLSAFRAMNKAAEMVYKSILENGDQKAVVDSMQTRMELYDYLGYHEYEQKLDALFAEGKN; encoded by the coding sequence ATGAGTGCAGGAAAGAAATTCAGAACCGCATTACAGAACAACAAACCGCTACAAATTGTCGGCACCATTAACGCCTACACCGCCATGATGGCAAAGGCTATTGGGCACCAAGCTATATATTTATCAGGTGGCGGCGTAGCGAATGCGTCTTACGGCCTACCCGACTTAGGCATGACGTCACTCAATGATGTGATTGCAGACGTTCAGCGAATTACCAGCGCATGCGATCTTCCGCTAATGGTAGACATCGATACAGGCTGGGGCGGTGCATTTAATATTGCTAAAACCATTCGCGATATGGAAAAAGCCGGTGCAGCAGCAGTACATATGGAAGATCAGGTTGCACAAAAACGCTGTGGTCACCGTCCTAACAAAGAAATTGTTAGCACAGAAGAAATGGTAGACCGCATTAAAGCTGCAGTTGACGCCCGAACTGACCCCGACTTTTTCATCATGGCGCGCACCGACGCGTTTGCACAAGAAGGTTTAGAAAAAGCAATTGAGCGCGCAAAAGCCTATGTTGCAGCAGGTGCTGACGGCATATTTGCAGAAGCAGTACAAACCGAAGAGCACTACCGTGCATTTGCTGAAGCATTGGACGTACCTATTCTGGCCAACATTACTGAGTTCGGCAAAACCGAACTGTGGAACAAAGAAGAGCTTGGTGAATGGGGTGCCGACATGGTGCTTTACCCGCTAAGTGCATTCCGTGCAATGAATAAAGCGGCAGAAATGGTGTACAAATCTATACTTGAAAACGGCGACCAAAAAGCCGTTGTCGACAGCATGCAAACGCGTATGGAACTGTACGATTACCTTGGCTACCACGAGTACGAACAAAAGCTAGATGCCCTATTCGCAGAAGGCAAAAATTAG